Within Arcobacter lacus, the genomic segment TTTTAGACATAATTCCTAATTCATCATTTGATTTTACTTTGATTAGTTCTATATCATCTTTTTCAAAATTGATAAAAGCAAAGAAATTTTCAACTCCTTTTTTTACAGAATCAACATCTATCAAAATAGTAAAAGCAATAGTTCTAGCTAAAATCATAGTAAGTGCAATCCCAAAAGTACTTAATAAACTGAAAATTATCATATTTCTTTGAGCTTCACTTAACTCTTTTCTAATAGTTGAAATTAAGTTTTCTGATAAATGATCTTCAACTTTTTTTAATAAGTTTATTTTTTCAGTGATTGTTTTAAACCAATAATTTGCATCTACATTAAAATCTGATTCTTTACCACTATACAATGCAATTTTTCTCATCTTTTCAACTTCTTCTACTGAATTATCTTGCATTGTAGTTTTATAAAAATCAATTGCCTCTTTTGTACTAACTTTCATAAATGAATCTAAATAAGCATTTTGTTCTGCAACTAATGTATAAAACTTTGTTTTTAACTCTAAATCAAAAGCATTTTTTGCAAAAGTATTTGTTCCAACTGCTCTTTCAATACCAGCTCTCTCTTTTGAAAGTAAAAAATTCATATAAGCAACTAATTCTTGAGATACATTTGCATTTGTAGATAACTTTATAACTGTTCCAATTACATTTAAAAATAACTTATTTGTCTCTGTATAATAAGCAATAGCTACTGGAGCAGTCATAGATAAAGTATTTACACTATTTCTAACATTTGATAACTCTTCTAACTTTTTTATTCCATTATCTAAGTTTTCCATTAAATCAGGATTATAAGAACTTTTATCAAATGTTGATAAAAATGTTTTAAACTCAGAGATTTTTTCATCTGTTTTTGTTCTTTGATTTGGAAGTTCTGTTTTAAATTTTTCTCCTTTACTTCCCAAAAAACCCGCTGTCATTCCCCTTTCTTTTTGTGCTTCGTGTACTAATGCTCCAATTTTTGTAGAAAGTTCAACTACATTATCTAAAGCTTTTAAATTTCTTGAAGCACTAAAAGAATCAACTGCTAATTTTGCGTCTAATAATATCACCACTATTAAAGGGATCAACATTATTAGAATTAGTTTTTGTTTTATCGACAATTTTGAAAGCATCATACACTCCTTCTCTTGATTTAAATTATTATAACCTAAAAAAAGATTATTTTTATATATTAGTTGTAATATTATTTTATACATTTTAAAAAGTTTCTCCTATAGATTTTTTTTGTATACTTTCAAAAATTTTATAAAGAATAAAAATGAAAATAGATAATAACTTTTTGGATTTAATTACATATAACAACTCTTTAAATGAAGAACAATTTAAAATATTTAAAATCAATTCAGATGAAAAAGATTGGAAAAAAATCGCTTTAGAACAAGATATATCAAAAAATGATATAAATTTGCTTATGCTTTTAAGAGGTAATTTTTCTACTAGTATTCAAGAACAAATCATAAAAAACTATCATACTGTTTTAGAACACAACAACATAAAAGCCAAAGTTTATACTCCAAAAATTGAAGAAAAAACTGAAAATATAGATGAACAAGAAGAACATATAAAAATATATTGCGATGGAGCTTGTAGTGGAAATCCTGGAAATGCTGGAAGTGGACTTGCTGTTTATTCAAATAAAAAAAATCCTGTTTTACTTTATGGTGCTTATGTTGAAAATGGAACAAACAATATAGCTGAATTAAATGCTTTATTTCAGGCTTTAACTATTGCTTCTCAAACAACAAGTGAAAATATAATCTCTATTTTTACAGATTCAAAATATGCAATAGATTGTATTACAACTTGGGCATACTCTTGGAAAAAAAATGGATGGAGTAAAAAAGGTGGTGAAATAAAAAACCTTGAACTTATCCAAGAAGCACACTATTTATATGAGAAAATAAAAAATAAAATAGAGATAATCCATGTAAAAGGTCATAGTGGAATAGAAGGAAATGAACTAGCAGATAGAATGGCTGTAAATGCTATAAAAGAGAAAAATGAAGATTTTGCTTTTTACTCTTACAATAAAATAGAAGAAGTTCTATCACTTAAATCTTATTAAGTGGCTTTTAGATAATATATAAACAATTATAAAATAATCAAGGAACAGTAATGATTGAAAAAAAAGGTTCAATACTATCGGTTAGAGAAGATATAAAAGTTTTTGATTGTACTATTAGAGATGGTGGATTAGTAAATAACTACCATTTTAGCGATGAATTTGTAAAAGCACATTATGAAACTTGTCTTGCAGCTGGTGTTGATTATATGGAAATTGGGAAAAATGTATCTCCAACTATTATGAGTGAAGCTGAATATGGTCCTTGGAATTTCTGTAAAGAAGAAGATATAAGAAGAATTGTTGGTGAAAATAAAACAAATATGAAAATCGCTGTTATGAGTGATATTGGAAGAAGTTTAAAAGAAGAACTTAGACCAAAAAGTGAAAGTGTAGTTGATATGATAAGAATAGCAACTTATATTCACCAAATCCCTGCAGCTATTGAACTAATAGAAGATGCTCATGCAAAAGGTTATGAAACAACAGTAAATATCATGGCTATTTCAAAATCTTTTGATGATGAACTTGATGAAGTTTTAGAACAACTATCTAAAACAAATGTTGATGTTATTTATATAGCTGATAGTTTTGGTTCTTTTTATCCTGAACAAATCAAAAAATTAACTGAAAAATATCTAAGTTTTGCACAAAAATCTGGTAAAAAAGTAGGTATTCATGCACATAACAATCTTCAATTAGCTTATGCAAATACTTTAGAATCTATGATTTATGGTACAAGTTTCCTTGATGTTACAATTTCAGGATTAGGAAGAGGTGCAGGAAACTGTCCACTTGAACTTTTAATTGGCTTTTTGAAAAATCCAAAATATAAACTAATGCCTGTTTTAAAATTTATTGAAGAGTATATCGTACCACTTGAAAAAGAACTTGATTGGGGATATAGTATTCCTTATATGATAACTGGTCAATTAAACGAACACCCAAGAGCTGCTATGAAAGCAAGAGACGAAAAAGATACTAAATATAGAGAGTTTTATAAAAGTTTAACTATCGAATAAAAAAGGTTTTATAACCTTTTTTATTTATTACAAATTTGCATTTGTAATCTTGCTTAATGGTGCATTTACTCTAAAACTACTTGTATCCTCTTTTTGTTTCATTTTGATAAATCATAACTCCAACCAAAATAAATACTATATT encodes:
- a CDS encoding ribonuclease H family protein, which gives rise to MKIDNNFLDLITYNNSLNEEQFKIFKINSDEKDWKKIALEQDISKNDINLLMLLRGNFSTSIQEQIIKNYHTVLEHNNIKAKVYTPKIEEKTENIDEQEEHIKIYCDGACSGNPGNAGSGLAVYSNKKNPVLLYGAYVENGTNNIAELNALFQALTIASQTTSENIISIFTDSKYAIDCITTWAYSWKKNGWSKKGGEIKNLELIQEAHYLYEKIKNKIEIIHVKGHSGIEGNELADRMAVNAIKEKNEDFAFYSYNKIEEVLSLKSY
- a CDS encoding aldolase catalytic domain-containing protein; the encoded protein is MIEKKGSILSVREDIKVFDCTIRDGGLVNNYHFSDEFVKAHYETCLAAGVDYMEIGKNVSPTIMSEAEYGPWNFCKEEDIRRIVGENKTNMKIAVMSDIGRSLKEELRPKSESVVDMIRIATYIHQIPAAIELIEDAHAKGYETTVNIMAISKSFDDELDEVLEQLSKTNVDVIYIADSFGSFYPEQIKKLTEKYLSFAQKSGKKVGIHAHNNLQLAYANTLESMIYGTSFLDVTISGLGRGAGNCPLELLIGFLKNPKYKLMPVLKFIEEYIVPLEKELDWGYSIPYMITGQLNEHPRAAMKARDEKDTKYREFYKSLTIE
- a CDS encoding methyl-accepting chemotaxis protein, translated to MLSKLSIKQKLILIMLIPLIVVILLDAKLAVDSFSASRNLKALDNVVELSTKIGALVHEAQKERGMTAGFLGSKGEKFKTELPNQRTKTDEKISEFKTFLSTFDKSSYNPDLMENLDNGIKKLEELSNVRNSVNTLSMTAPVAIAYYTETNKLFLNVIGTVIKLSTNANVSQELVAYMNFLLSKERAGIERAVGTNTFAKNAFDLELKTKFYTLVAEQNAYLDSFMKVSTKEAIDFYKTTMQDNSVEEVEKMRKIALYSGKESDFNVDANYWFKTITEKINLLKKVEDHLSENLISTIRKELSEAQRNMIIFSLLSTFGIALTMILARTIAFTILIDVDSVKKGVENFFAFINFEKDDIELIKVKSNDELGIMSKIINKNIEETKVNVKKDRDLIADTIRVANLINKGHLDAKIEQGTNNPSLNELKNIINEMLETLNTNISNILKVLTSYSKLDFRPKLAENDLGGIIKELEKDVNILGNVITETLIENKKSGLILSKNATILSTNMNKIATAANSQAASLEETAASLEEITSNITNNNQTTIKMADYGNKVKESITLGQDLANKTVISMDEINTQTSAISEAITVIDQIAFQTNILSLNAAVEAATAGEAGKGFAVVAGEVRTLASRSAEAARQIKALVENAHKKTEEGKEIASNMIEGYSELNENISMTLDLISNVTVASKEQSTGMVQINDAVNNLDQITQLNAHSASEANQVAQETFSISKRIIEQADAKEFDGKDTIRV